Proteins co-encoded in one Listeria ivanovii subsp. ivanovii genomic window:
- a CDS encoding PTS sugar transporter subunit IIB — protein sequence MKKKRIYVCCGTGIATSTVISKKVRAVLDEKRIPYEISQCTVQEVASKVSTSKPDIIVSSTTVTGDVGDVPVVIGRSFLTGLKKQETIDEILAILQD from the coding sequence ATGAAAAAGAAACGAATTTATGTCTGTTGTGGAACAGGGATTGCGACTTCAACAGTTATTTCTAAAAAAGTACGTGCGGTGTTAGACGAAAAACGGATTCCATATGAAATTAGCCAGTGTACAGTGCAAGAAGTAGCTTCCAAAGTGAGTACATCCAAACCAGATATCATCGTTAGTTCAACAACCGTTACTGGAGATGTTGGCGATGTACCAGTAGTCATTGGCAGGTCATTTCTAACAGGTCTAAAAAAGCAAGAAACAATCGATGAAATACTCGCGATACTTCAAGATTAA
- a CDS encoding histidine phosphatase family protein: MKKNILKAMVMFCALLLIAGCGNDSTTSKADTTEKKDGTVTFYVVRHGKTMLNTTDRVQGWSDAVLTPAGEEVVTSAGKGLKDVDFGAAYSSDSGRAIQTANLILEESAKSSDTKLQTDARFREFNFGSYEGDLNHNMWTDIAKSQGKTLEEWQSAGISPKIFADSVAKLDKTRVKEGENWPAEDYATIQARLKNGITEVAKKESKKGDENVLLVSHGLSIGALLDTIEPGYKLPATGIKNASVTKITYKDGKFKIEDVNDMSYAEKGQE, translated from the coding sequence ATGAAGAAAAATATTTTGAAAGCGATGGTTATGTTTTGCGCTTTACTACTGATTGCGGGTTGTGGAAATGATTCAACCACGAGCAAAGCAGATACCACAGAAAAGAAAGATGGTACAGTGACATTTTATGTTGTGCGTCATGGGAAAACAATGCTTAACACCACAGACCGAGTGCAAGGATGGTCTGATGCAGTACTTACTCCTGCTGGGGAAGAAGTTGTAACGTCTGCTGGAAAAGGATTAAAAGATGTTGATTTTGGGGCTGCTTATAGTAGTGACAGTGGGCGCGCAATTCAAACGGCGAACCTTATTTTAGAAGAAAGTGCTAAATCTTCGGATACTAAATTGCAAACAGATGCACGTTTCCGTGAATTTAACTTTGGATCATATGAAGGCGATTTAAATCACAATATGTGGACAGATATTGCAAAAAGCCAAGGGAAAACATTAGAAGAATGGCAAAGTGCTGGAATTTCGCCAAAAATTTTCGCTGATAGTGTAGCAAAACTAGATAAAACACGTGTGAAAGAAGGCGAAAACTGGCCTGCAGAAGATTATGCAACCATTCAAGCTAGACTTAAAAACGGAATTACTGAAGTAGCGAAAAAAGAAAGTAAGAAAGGTGATGAAAACGTTCTTCTTGTTTCTCACGGACTTAGCATCGGCGCACTTCTTGATACCATTGAGCCTGGTTACAAACTTCCAGCAACTGGTATTAAAAATGCTAGTGTAACAAAAATCACTTACAAAGATGGTAAGTTTAAAATTGAAGATGTAAATGATATGAGTTACGCAGAAAAAGGTCAAGAGTGA
- a CDS encoding KpsF/GutQ family sugar-phosphate isomerase has product MDKQAILENIHSTWREEAEAILRLPEVTNENALIETVEKIANCTGKIVVSGCGTSGVAAKKLVHSFNCIERPAVFLTPSDAVHGTLGVLQQDDILILISKGGNTGELLNLIPACKTKGSTLIGVTENPESVIAKEADIFFPVSVAKEPDPFNMLATASTMTVIASFDAIIVCLMTYMNYTKEQFSVIHPGGAVGNKLLNK; this is encoded by the coding sequence TTGGATAAACAAGCTATTTTAGAAAATATTCATAGCACTTGGCGTGAAGAAGCAGAAGCAATATTACGATTACCAGAAGTAACGAATGAAAATGCTCTTATCGAAACAGTCGAGAAAATTGCTAATTGTACGGGGAAGATTGTCGTATCTGGTTGCGGAACTTCTGGAGTCGCGGCGAAAAAATTAGTCCATTCTTTTAATTGCATTGAGCGTCCTGCTGTTTTCTTGACGCCATCAGATGCTGTCCATGGAACGCTTGGGGTGCTTCAACAAGATGATATATTAATTCTTATTTCAAAAGGTGGCAATACCGGAGAATTATTAAATTTAATACCAGCATGTAAAACGAAAGGCAGCACACTAATCGGCGTGACAGAAAATCCAGAATCAGTTATCGCAAAAGAAGCAGATATCTTTTTCCCAGTAAGTGTAGCCAAAGAGCCAGATCCATTTAATATGTTGGCGACAGCAAGCACGATGACTGTCATTGCGAGTTTTGATGCGATTATTGTTTGTTTAATGACTTATATGAACTATACGAAAGAACAGTTTTCAGTCATCCATCCTGGTGGCGCCGTCGGAAATAAACTATTAAATAAATAA
- a CDS encoding galactitol-1-phosphate 5-dehydrogenase: MKALKLYGKRDLRYEEADMPTIENPDEVILKVKTVGICGSDISRYSKLGPYVPGMVWGHEFSGEVIEVGSAVKDITIGDRAAGCPALYCGECEYCKKGEFARCRKLTVIGARHPGAYAEYIKLPAENVVKIPDELDYEAAALVEPSAVVVHGYYHTKLQAGDDVVVVGSGNIGLLAIQWAKIFGARKVIAIDVDDKKLAQAKEVGADVVINSLKEDPLEVVAAHTDDLNADLVVEAAGSPITSAQVFAYAKKGGGVVFLGIPYADVTIERFYFEKIVRSELTVWGSWNAISAPFPGKEWQTTIHFLANKQINIEPMITHRLSLKEGPEVFERIYARNEFFGKVLFFPE, encoded by the coding sequence ATGAAAGCGTTAAAATTGTATGGAAAAAGAGATTTGCGTTATGAAGAAGCAGACATGCCAACGATTGAAAACCCAGATGAGGTTATTTTAAAAGTAAAAACGGTCGGAATATGTGGCTCGGATATTTCGAGATACAGCAAACTTGGACCTTATGTACCAGGAATGGTTTGGGGGCATGAATTTTCAGGAGAAGTAATCGAAGTCGGAAGTGCAGTAAAAGATATTACGATTGGTGATAGGGCTGCCGGATGCCCAGCACTCTATTGTGGAGAGTGTGAATACTGTAAAAAAGGCGAATTCGCCCGCTGTCGGAAGCTAACAGTAATCGGAGCAAGACATCCCGGAGCCTATGCTGAGTATATCAAACTTCCAGCAGAAAATGTAGTAAAAATACCAGATGAACTAGATTACGAAGCTGCTGCGCTTGTCGAACCTTCAGCAGTTGTTGTGCACGGATATTATCATACTAAATTACAAGCAGGCGATGATGTTGTCGTTGTCGGAAGTGGAAATATCGGTTTGCTTGCGATACAATGGGCAAAAATTTTTGGCGCTAGAAAAGTAATCGCGATTGATGTCGATGATAAAAAGCTAGCCCAAGCAAAAGAAGTCGGCGCGGATGTAGTCATCAACTCTCTAAAAGAAGATCCTTTAGAAGTAGTCGCAGCACATACAGATGACTTAAATGCCGATTTAGTAGTTGAAGCAGCAGGCTCGCCAATCACCTCTGCACAAGTATTTGCTTATGCGAAAAAAGGTGGTGGCGTAGTGTTTCTCGGAATTCCATATGCTGACGTAACGATTGAACGTTTCTACTTTGAAAAAATTGTTCGAAGTGAGCTTACAGTGTGGGGTTCTTGGAATGCGATATCTGCTCCATTCCCAGGAAAAGAATGGCAAACAACAATTCACTTTTTAGCGAACAAGCAAATTAATATCGAACCAATGATCACTCACCGTCTTTCACTAAAAGAGGGACCAGAAGTTTTTGAACGAATTTATGCGCGCAATGAATTTTTCGGGAAAGTGTTATTTTTCCCAGAATGA
- a CDS encoding PTS galactitol transporter subunit IIC, whose protein sequence is MDIILDFFKYIIGLGVTVMMPIIITILGVIFRKKISVAFKAGLTVGVGFVGLGVITSLMLTTITPVTKALVENYNFKLTATDIGWGVGSSLAWGTEVVPFVFVAIIATNIVMIAFKWTKTMDVDIWNYWQPLFIASALYLTTGSMAIAVFSSIINMAIIFKIADWTQKDVENVLGLEGISLPQIQTTGWALVGYPMNWLIGKIPGVRKINWSTEKVQSRLGIFGEPMLMGLIIGGGLAAIAQMPLSQVLQTGVTIAASLVLIPRMVSLLMDGLTVISEAAHEFMEKRFPGRELFIGLDSAVGIGHPFVLSLGLLMIPITLVLAFILPGNKVLPLADLTALPFYMIFAIVPSKGNLFRGIFTGIVIVIITLYLSGAAAPLMTELAGQIGYNIPKDAVEVTSLAVGTQWYTWIVYYGLHWFGGIL, encoded by the coding sequence ATGGATATTATTCTAGATTTCTTTAAATATATTATCGGACTTGGTGTAACAGTTATGATGCCGATTATTATTACGATTTTAGGCGTGATTTTCCGTAAAAAAATTAGTGTTGCTTTTAAAGCGGGTCTAACTGTTGGCGTTGGTTTCGTTGGTTTAGGGGTTATCACGTCCCTAATGTTAACGACGATTACACCAGTTACTAAAGCTCTTGTAGAGAATTATAATTTTAAATTAACCGCGACGGATATCGGCTGGGGAGTTGGTTCGTCACTTGCTTGGGGAACAGAAGTTGTACCATTTGTTTTTGTAGCAATTATTGCCACTAATATAGTGATGATTGCTTTTAAATGGACAAAAACAATGGATGTCGATATTTGGAACTACTGGCAACCACTTTTCATCGCTAGTGCACTATACCTAACTACCGGTAGCATGGCGATTGCCGTATTTAGCTCGATTATCAATATGGCAATTATCTTCAAAATCGCTGACTGGACACAAAAAGATGTAGAAAATGTGCTGGGACTTGAAGGGATCTCCTTACCACAAATTCAAACAACTGGTTGGGCACTCGTTGGCTACCCAATGAACTGGTTAATCGGCAAAATTCCCGGTGTTCGAAAAATCAATTGGTCCACAGAAAAAGTGCAATCTCGCTTAGGAATTTTTGGCGAACCGATGCTAATGGGCTTAATTATTGGTGGTGGACTTGCTGCGATTGCACAAATGCCACTAAGCCAAGTACTCCAAACCGGGGTAACGATTGCTGCTAGTTTAGTATTAATTCCGCGGATGGTTTCTTTACTAATGGATGGATTAACGGTCATATCAGAAGCAGCCCACGAATTTATGGAAAAACGCTTCCCTGGTCGCGAACTATTTATCGGTTTAGATTCAGCAGTCGGAATCGGTCATCCGTTCGTTTTATCCTTAGGTCTATTAATGATTCCAATCACATTAGTTCTAGCCTTCATTTTACCAGGAAACAAAGTGCTTCCTTTAGCTGATTTAACAGCATTACCATTTTATATGATTTTTGCCATTGTTCCGTCGAAAGGTAACTTGTTTAGAGGAATTTTCACAGGGATTGTCATTGTTATCATCACCCTCTACCTATCTGGCGCAGCGGCACCACTTATGACAGAACTTGCAGGGCAGATTGGTTATAACATACCAAAAGATGCGGTAGAAGTAACTTCGCTTGCCGTTGGAACACAGTGGTATACATGGATTGTTTATTACGGTCTTCACTGGTTTGGTGGTATTTTGTAA
- a CDS encoding type 1 glutamine amidotransferase → MIIDVLQHVSHEGPGLITKWAKENQHQLRIHCLFSESNHVPTNSEFLIVLGGPMGVNDTAEFPWLKEERNLIKRLINQEKPVFGVCLGAQQIATALESNISINDEKEVGWFPVNRTSTKLPFFPEKLDVFHWHQETFSLPNGATRLFSSEGCVNQGFLYGEKIIGLQFHFEMEKAGIETILQIDEEFITPGKFVQSVAEMRERDVPEDNKQMLEAILDYLVAEKNI, encoded by the coding sequence TTGATTATTGACGTTTTACAGCATGTGTCACACGAGGGACCAGGACTTATCACGAAATGGGCGAAAGAAAATCAACATCAATTAAGGATTCATTGTTTGTTTAGCGAAAGCAATCATGTGCCAACCAATTCAGAATTTCTAATCGTACTTGGAGGACCAATGGGAGTAAACGACACTGCCGAGTTTCCATGGTTAAAAGAAGAACGAAATTTGATAAAACGATTAATAAACCAAGAAAAACCCGTTTTTGGTGTTTGCCTTGGTGCTCAACAAATTGCGACCGCACTAGAAAGTAATATTTCTATAAATGATGAAAAAGAAGTAGGCTGGTTCCCAGTTAACAGAACTTCCACTAAACTACCTTTTTTTCCAGAGAAGCTCGATGTTTTCCATTGGCACCAAGAAACTTTCTCCTTACCAAATGGAGCGACCCGTTTATTTAGTAGTGAAGGCTGTGTGAACCAAGGTTTTCTATACGGCGAAAAAATCATTGGACTGCAATTTCATTTTGAAATGGAAAAAGCGGGGATTGAGACGATTTTACAAATTGATGAGGAATTTATTACTCCAGGAAAATTTGTCCAAAGTGTCGCCGAAATGCGAGAAAGGGACGTGCCAGAAGATAATAAACAAATGTTAGAAGCGATTTTAGATTATTTAGTAGCAGAAAAAAACATCTGA
- the rpe gene encoding ribulose-phosphate 3-epimerase: MAKIVPSVFGADIGRINEQLQVLEKNGIDLLHVDMMDGSFVPNIAFGPDQIKMMKKGTKLQFDVHMMVYEPDRYIPRLVEAGAHMITVHQEATTHLHRTIQLIKSYGVRAGVVLNPGTPPSTLEYVLDDLDCILLMTVNPGLGGQTFFQSSLEKIRKTKAYIGDRPIQIEVDGGVNAELAKECTLAGADLIVVGSYLFEGGIEANLAELAKGV, translated from the coding sequence GTGGCAAAAATAGTTCCTTCTGTCTTTGGGGCAGATATTGGTAGGATAAACGAACAACTACAAGTATTAGAGAAAAACGGAATCGATTTATTGCATGTTGATATGATGGACGGCTCGTTTGTTCCAAATATAGCATTCGGACCAGATCAAATTAAAATGATGAAAAAAGGTACGAAACTACAATTTGATGTACATATGATGGTTTATGAACCGGACCGTTATATCCCAAGGCTAGTGGAAGCAGGCGCACACATGATTACGGTACATCAAGAAGCAACAACCCATTTACACCGAACCATTCAACTAATTAAAAGCTACGGTGTTAGAGCAGGGGTTGTCCTCAATCCTGGGACACCACCTAGTACACTAGAATACGTTCTTGATGACCTCGACTGCATTTTGCTTATGACAGTCAATCCTGGACTTGGCGGACAGACTTTCTTTCAATCAAGTCTAGAAAAAATCAGAAAAACAAAAGCTTATATTGGAGATCGACCAATCCAAATCGAAGTTGATGGTGGAGTGAATGCAGAACTAGCAAAAGAATGCACACTTGCCGGCGCAGATTTAATCGTTGTTGGATCCTACTTATTTGAAGGCGGCATCGAGGCCAATTTGGCAGAGTTAGCGAAAGGAGTTTAA
- a CDS encoding ribose-phosphate diphosphokinase, whose product MVRKMKLFSVTSERPLATKIADYLDIPLCEVELQKFSDGEVKINIEESIRGTNAYVVQSMNANVNERLMELLIMVDALKRASVHSINIIMPYYGYARQDRKARSREPITAKLMANLIQRAGADRLITVDLHAAQIQGFFNIPIDHLSAVPLIGDYLIEKYGEEDVVVVAPDHSGVVRARRIADRLDAPIAILNRKPRPHEDEIMSVIGDVKGKVAIVVDDIIDTGVRATTSADVLLEKGAVEVIACATHSVMAGDATERLQNSPIKEIIISDSIDLPEDKQFEKLTTISIGRILGRAIEGVQENRSLHPLF is encoded by the coding sequence ATGGTACGCAAAATGAAACTTTTTTCTGTGACGAGTGAGAGACCACTTGCAACAAAAATTGCAGATTATCTAGATATACCTTTATGTGAGGTGGAACTCCAGAAATTTAGTGATGGAGAAGTGAAGATTAATATTGAGGAAAGTATTCGCGGGACTAACGCGTATGTAGTTCAATCAATGAACGCAAATGTGAATGAACGCCTAATGGAGCTTTTAATTATGGTCGATGCTTTAAAACGAGCTTCAGTTCACTCAATCAATATAATCATGCCGTATTATGGCTATGCTCGTCAGGATAGAAAAGCGCGTTCAAGAGAACCTATAACTGCCAAATTAATGGCAAACTTAATTCAACGTGCTGGTGCAGATCGTTTAATCACGGTAGATTTACATGCAGCACAAATTCAGGGCTTTTTCAACATCCCAATCGATCACCTTTCAGCAGTTCCGCTAATTGGTGACTATCTAATTGAAAAATACGGAGAAGAAGATGTCGTTGTAGTCGCACCAGATCACAGCGGTGTAGTTCGGGCACGCAGAATTGCCGACCGACTAGACGCTCCAATTGCCATTTTAAATCGTAAACCAAGACCGCACGAAGACGAAATCATGAGTGTCATTGGTGATGTGAAAGGTAAAGTTGCCATTGTGGTGGATGATATTATTGATACCGGTGTTCGCGCAACAACCTCAGCTGACGTTCTATTAGAAAAAGGTGCTGTAGAAGTAATCGCCTGTGCAACTCATTCAGTTATGGCTGGAGATGCAACAGAACGATTACAAAACTCACCAATCAAAGAAATAATCATATCCGACTCCATCGACCTTCCAGAAGATAAACAATTCGAAAAGCTAACAACTATCTCCATTGGTCGAATCTTAGGTCGTGCAATCGAAGGGGTTCAAGAAAATCGCTCGTTGCATCCACTTTTTTAA
- a CDS encoding universal stress protein, with protein sequence MDKYNRILVAIDGSEPAKLAFEKGLELALKLDGVLGIASIVDIRAFSPNVSYDGSLEEKAELELKGNVNEYAEEARAKGVKQVETFVAKGNPKILLSTDIPAEFQADLIICGATGMNRVEKLVLGSVSSYIMAHAICDTLIAR encoded by the coding sequence ATGGACAAATATAACCGTATTCTTGTCGCTATAGACGGTTCAGAACCAGCAAAACTAGCATTTGAAAAAGGATTAGAATTAGCACTAAAATTAGACGGAGTGCTTGGAATTGCTAGTATTGTAGATATACGTGCATTTTCACCAAACGTTTCCTATGATGGTAGCTTGGAAGAAAAAGCAGAACTTGAACTAAAAGGTAACGTGAATGAGTACGCAGAAGAAGCCAGAGCAAAAGGTGTCAAACAAGTAGAAACGTTCGTTGCCAAAGGGAACCCTAAAATCCTACTTTCAACCGATATTCCAGCAGAATTCCAAGCCGATTTAATTATCTGTGGAGCCACTGGGATGAACCGGGTCGAAAAATTAGTACTAGGTAGCGTTTCATCATATATTATGGCACATGCGATTTGCGACACACTCATTGCCAGATAA
- a CDS encoding MarR family transcriptional regulator: MNNEQSMNQQIALFYFGYKAFTETADLIIAKHSLKRLHHRILFFTARMPGLTINELLTFLEISKQALHQPLAELKERQLLTIEQGTRDKRQRCIFLTTAGKELENELGAAQRKQMAQIFAESTDTNGIHFTDVMTGYAKNRPGAALIKDFKE; encoded by the coding sequence ATGAACAATGAACAAAGCATGAATCAGCAAATTGCTTTATTTTATTTTGGTTATAAGGCTTTTACAGAAACAGCAGATTTGATTATTGCGAAACATTCACTGAAAAGGCTACACCACCGGATTCTCTTTTTCACAGCAAGAATGCCTGGTCTTACAATCAATGAGCTGCTGACATTCCTCGAAATATCCAAGCAAGCTTTACACCAACCGCTTGCTGAATTGAAGGAACGCCAACTGCTTACAATCGAACAAGGTACTCGGGATAAAAGACAACGTTGTATCTTTTTAACAACAGCTGGTAAGGAATTAGAAAATGAACTTGGTGCCGCACAGCGCAAACAAATGGCACAAATTTTTGCAGAATCTACTGATACAAATGGGATTCATTTCACTGACGTAATGACAGGTTATGCGAAAAATCGACCTGGCGCTGCACTTATTAAAGATTTTAAGGAGTGA
- a CDS encoding Lin0512 family protein, protein MEKLLFIQTGFGVDVHGQDITKAAERAVRNAIFTNSMPGIRSQLPDNRLENMVVNIKLALPCDADELDEEVIRAIIPYGTVTIETMPGGMLTTSGIFLEDKADKNDLMYIVNASVETGY, encoded by the coding sequence ATGGAAAAATTGTTATTTATCCAAACTGGTTTTGGGGTAGATGTTCATGGCCAAGATATCACGAAAGCGGCTGAACGAGCTGTAAGAAATGCTATCTTCACTAATTCAATGCCCGGCATTCGTAGTCAACTTCCAGACAACCGTTTAGAGAATATGGTGGTTAATATCAAACTTGCTTTACCGTGTGATGCGGATGAGTTAGATGAGGAAGTTATTCGCGCAATTATTCCTTATGGTACGGTGACGATTGAAACAATGCCTGGTGGAATGCTAACGACTAGTGGAATTTTCTTAGAGGATAAAGCAGACAAAAATGATTTAATGTATATCGTCAATGCTTCTGTGGAAACAGGATATTAA
- a CDS encoding PTS sugar transporter subunit IIA produces the protein MDVLEYFKEEMVLFSNEQDKENLLSEMAEQLIQVGAVKPSFKEAVIKREAVFPTGLLTAHAGVAIPHTDSEHVIRPVIAVRILETPVSFIEMASDNEAIEVKVVFMMALKSADEQLDMLQTLIQLIQDEEVMTTLLEAKETTNVLTAIEQFSRNT, from the coding sequence TTGGATGTATTAGAATATTTTAAAGAAGAAATGGTGCTATTTTCAAATGAACAAGATAAAGAGAACTTATTATCAGAGATGGCAGAACAACTTATTCAAGTAGGAGCAGTGAAGCCGAGTTTTAAAGAAGCCGTTATTAAACGGGAGGCGGTTTTTCCAACGGGGTTATTAACGGCCCATGCTGGTGTAGCTATTCCACATACAGATAGCGAGCATGTGATTCGACCAGTTATTGCGGTTCGGATTTTAGAGACACCCGTTTCCTTTATCGAAATGGCATCTGATAACGAAGCTATTGAAGTGAAGGTAGTCTTTATGATGGCATTAAAAAGTGCAGATGAACAGCTAGATATGCTGCAAACACTCATTCAACTAATTCAAGACGAGGAGGTGATGACGACTTTACTTGAAGCCAAGGAAACTACCAATGTTTTGACAGCAATTGAGCAGTTTTCAAGAAATACTTAA
- a CDS encoding LapB repeat-containing protein, whose translation MKRLFKLLLTLACVVSLTYPTLTAFAEENSSGNSVVNIPDTALKTYLNSQLKQASDADITADQMALIKSVTITGTNYTDLTGLEAAVNLNTLNISNTNITTLNPIRTLTTLNYLNVSGDVITDSFFPDLNQLTNLENISISSKNVTHNVFTKFNKLPKLRFLYAQNSMLITDISGLASLENLETLFLQFDGIDDFRPLNDFASFKNGKLKSLAAYGQNMGRTNPRITLKSGKLNYNATDQTLYLPFSMMPNQLTSFDGTVAPFSKSTSASNTYVGFNDVAVASSRLSITDDGITISGVTKEEFDGLTELEYNARFDFPTGSYPTPPSMTSYTISAGTYDQYFDISHTLDLTADESIGYNQYTLATEGQFLKAIHAETDDGTAVQSNFDQVVDFNTPGEYTVTLNAENSAGLKADPLEVKVTIYAKPIIKADSSISYEQKTTKTAEEFLTETHSSVTENAALTSDFNDVVDLNTPGEYTVTLNAENERGQKADPVQIIVTVTAKADPEQPVPPTKEKPTTEKPADNKSVATKEPTKATEKNKKSEESPSNLTTKENTEPTTKEVTKTTEQKLPKTGDAGLGTWPVAFTSIMMGLMAIILLKKRK comes from the coding sequence ATGAAAAGACTTTTTAAACTTTTGCTAACACTTGCATGTGTAGTTTCCTTAACATATCCAACTCTAACGGCTTTTGCGGAAGAAAATTCTTCTGGAAATAGTGTAGTAAATATTCCAGACACAGCTTTGAAAACCTATCTAAACAGTCAACTCAAACAAGCGAGTGATGCCGATATTACAGCTGATCAAATGGCGCTAATAAAATCAGTCACAATTACAGGAACTAACTATACAGATTTAACAGGTTTAGAAGCAGCTGTAAATCTTAATACACTTAACATTAGTAATACAAATATCACTACATTAAATCCAATCAGAACTCTAACTACTTTAAACTATTTAAATGTTTCTGGCGATGTGATTACAGATAGTTTTTTCCCGGATTTAAATCAATTAACGAATCTAGAGAATATTAGCATCAGCAGTAAGAATGTGACACATAATGTTTTTACAAAGTTCAACAAATTACCTAAATTAAGATTCCTTTACGCACAAAATTCGATGTTAATTACCGACATTTCTGGGTTAGCATCGTTAGAAAATTTAGAAACGTTATTCCTTCAATTCGATGGGATTGACGACTTTAGACCTTTAAATGATTTTGCTAGTTTTAAAAACGGCAAACTGAAATCTCTTGCAGCATATGGTCAAAACATGGGTCGGACCAACCCGCGAATTACTTTGAAATCTGGCAAACTTAACTATAATGCTACAGACCAAACGCTTTATTTGCCATTTTCAATGATGCCAAATCAATTAACTAGCTTTGATGGAACAGTAGCACCTTTTTCTAAATCAACTTCTGCAAGTAATACGTATGTAGGATTCAATGACGTAGCAGTTGCAAGCTCTCGTCTATCAATTACAGATGATGGTATTACAATAAGCGGCGTTACAAAAGAAGAGTTTGACGGTTTAACAGAACTTGAGTACAATGCTCGTTTTGATTTTCCGACTGGCAGTTACCCAACACCGCCAAGCATGACATCGTATACGATATCAGCTGGAACATATGATCAATACTTTGATATCAGCCACACACTCGATTTAACAGCAGATGAAAGTATTGGCTATAACCAATATACACTAGCAACTGAAGGGCAATTTTTAAAAGCTATCCATGCAGAAACAGACGACGGCACAGCAGTTCAAAGCAATTTTGACCAAGTAGTTGATTTTAATACACCAGGCGAATATACGGTAACATTAAATGCGGAAAACAGTGCGGGACTTAAAGCGGATCCTCTGGAAGTGAAAGTAACTATTTACGCAAAACCAATCATTAAAGCAGATTCATCTATCAGCTACGAACAAAAAACGACTAAAACGGCTGAAGAATTTCTAACAGAGACACATAGCTCGGTAACAGAAAACGCAGCCCTTACAAGTGACTTTAATGATGTAGTAGATTTAAATACACCAGGCGAATATACAGTAACATTAAATGCGGAAAACGAACGTGGCCAAAAAGCTGATCCAGTTCAAATCATTGTAACCGTTACAGCAAAAGCTGACCCAGAACAACCAGTTCCACCGACAAAAGAAAAACCAACTACCGAAAAACCAGCAGACAATAAATCAGTCGCAACAAAAGAACCAACAAAAGCAACGGAAAAAAACAAAAAATCAGAAGAATCACCAAGCAATTTAACTACTAAAGAAAATACGGAACCAACAACCAAAGAAGTAACAAAAACAACCGAACAAAAACTTCCTAAAACAGGTGACGCGGGTCTTGGTACTTGGCCAGTGGCGTTTACTAGCATTATGATGGGTCTAATGGCAATTATTCTCTTGAAAAAACGTAAATAA